One region of Dioscorea cayenensis subsp. rotundata cultivar TDr96_F1 unplaced genomic scaffold, TDr96_F1_v2_PseudoChromosome.rev07_lg8_w22 25.fasta BLBR01001223.1, whole genome shotgun sequence genomic DNA includes:
- the LOC120255877 gene encoding protein ENHANCED DOWNY MILDEW 2-like, giving the protein MKEKLEIAGKKASFRNYDLLQPKDDFNFEQRDWMTVQLEELPEGPKLIMGLNPPFGVKASLANAFIDKALTFKPKLLILIVPKETTRLDRKHPPYDLIWEDDKKLSGKSFYLPGSIDLEDQQLEQWNLKPPPLSLWSRSDWTMKHQEITIRYNLMPVDYNSAATQDGCGASPCGWRNVQKKIKSYKKSVRFKDEVGMLSTNKSSHESISPSIARSEASELPSAGEINRSSSKLPTEGYRQILSRLYGRRATADPSPLNDHVGGESDIAMDKVASPPS; this is encoded by the exons atgaaagaaaagctTGAGATAGCGGGGAAGAAGGCATCATTCAGAAATTATGATCTGTTGCAACCAAAG GATGATTTCAATTTTGAACAGAGGGATTGGATGACAGTGCAGCTAGAAGAATTGCCTGAAGGGCCTAAATTG ATCATGGGGCTCAATCCTCCATTTGGAGTCAAAGCATCTCTTGCCAATGCATTCATTGACAAAGCCCTTACGTTCAAGCCGAAACTCCTGATCCTTATTGTTCCCAAGGAGACAACAAG GCTGGATAGGAAACATCCACCATATGATCTAATATGGGAAGATGACAAAAAACTTTCAGGAAAG TCATTTTACCTGCCTGGATCCATAGACCTGGAAGACCAACAACTGGAGCAATGGAACTTGAAACCTCCACCACTCTCATTATGGAGCCGTTCTGATTGGACTATGAAACACCAGGAAATAACCATCAGGTACAATCTCATGCCTGTTGATTACAACTCTGCTGCTACTCAAGATGGATGCGGTGCTTCACCATGTGGTTGGAGAAATGttcagaaaaaaattaagtcTTATAAGAAGAGTGTGAGATTCAAGGATGAAGTGGGTATGTTATCCACGAACAAGTCCTCACATGAGAGCATTTCTCCTTCAATTGCAAGATCTGAAGCATCAGAATTACCCTCAGCGGGAGAAATCAATCGAAGTTCCTCCAAATTACCTACTGAAGGGTATCGGCAGATACTGAGTAGATTATATGGCAGACGAGCCACTGCTGATCCATCACCACTAAATGATCATGTTGGTGGTGAATCTGATATTGCAATGGACAAGGTAGCTAGTCCTCCTTCATAA